Below is a window of Impatiens glandulifera chromosome 2, dImpGla2.1, whole genome shotgun sequence DNA.
AACGAAGACTGATCAAGACTCTTCACTTCACTTCTCCTTAAAACTTAGaactctctttctctctctacatgCACAAACGCATACTGTTCCTGACATCTTGTGTCCGTGAACTtgaatcttataattttattttagatctgtgtttttttttttcaccaaaatatattaatattataaacatgaaaaataatgatttagtTAGggtttgattaattaaaaaacatggAATAAATAGGTTAACATCTTAATCATCAAGTAAGTACTAGTGTAGGAAGGAAATGGAGTTGGAAGGAGGTGGCTTGTTCTAGAATAGAGCATTCTTCATggcatctagtgcaagagcttCTTCAATGGGTTCTCTATATACTTACAAAGaaggattattttttaattagttgagaATTAACTTAGAGATTATGACAAAGAATCTTATTTTCATTACATTAATTAgagaaatatattattgtttctaattaatattataaattttataaatatgccATTTAACTCAACCAAACATTATCAGTACAATAGGATCAACCTTgcttgttaaaaaaatgttcCATTTTGACCAATgctataattttgtttaaaatgttcTGTTCTCTAGTGGGTTTTGCAATCTTAGTAAAttcgaaagaaaaaaaaatgtttcaattTAGATACAATTTAGTTAATTAACTTGCCATGcaaaactatataattttacattaattttttaaaaaaaaatagatatgtATTGTTGAGGGTTTTGGCCAGAGTGTAAGTGGACCATGAGTCCACTTTCCAAGTTGTCTCTCGGTTTCTTCTGGATGAGAATTTGGTACCATTTGAAAAAAGAGGGAAAATACTATATATGCTTTTCTTCTCCTTGAGGAACCTTGTTAACCAAGGAGAATTCAATACCTAGTAAATAATGgcttcttttatattttatcaaaaggGTTTTATAACCATTCTCGAATAACCCATGATCATAAAGAATGAAAGATTCCAAACTCTAAATTAACTTAATTGATAAGGAAATAAAGAGACAACGTAGTATATTATGGTGAAATAATTAAAAGCAATACGGTTATATAATTGTAGTGTCACTCAGTCACGAATCTGAGTTGGGTGGGCATAAAAAAGAATTTAAGTCCGCCTacaaaataacaagaaaattataaataaaacgagattaaataaagttaaattttattttattttaaattagataaaaaaaaattttataaatcataggGTAACCTCACATCTATACGTCACATATATactgtaaaataaataaatatgttttttaggatGTACTTCCGCATTTGGTGTCACTATTCAATGATATATCTATTTTACCTTTAAATGAATTAGGGTTCTTGATATGATACATTGAAATGAAACAGATCGATATGGGTGCCAAATGGGAGATGAACCATCTTGCAACTTGTTGAGACTTGAGATGTCATTGGCTTTCCTTTCTTTGAGATTTTTGTGTTGAATTAGTTTATGATCATTCATGTCGATTGGTCACttgtttcaaattaatttgtttttgttactGATCATAGTAATTGATAAGATCTTCAAAGTTAtaccatatttttatttatcttttacgAATGATTTTTGTAACAGTACAGTTGAAGTAAGGAGTAATACATATTTCTTCTCTTCAATTTTgcattaatttcaaattatttcttataaaatacatatatatatatatatttttaaagttaacctagttagttatatatatttctaagcatgaaaatttgatataccataatttataaataatattattaaattataataatattaaaatataaaaatttaaatttaaaataactcaaaaagtttgagattaaaaatcaaattaaggttaattattgtgataattaaacttaattaaaaaaattaaataaaaagttaaaaacatttgaggttaaaatattgtatttattttacccaagtTAAACCCCaaaaaatgttgaaattatttagttatgtttttaaacataaattatgtaaaatttatgacttaaaacaattaaataaatattcgaaaatatccaaaaataaaaataataaacataatttttattatgtttccaaaaaatatttttgtgaaattttgtgcgaagaaaaaggaaaaaaaaatggttaaaaatttgatttcaaataatttttttattaaacatataaacTAGTAATATTGTGTAactgaaattatatttaattattatagcAAGATTCATGACCATCCGATCAGCGCTGTATTTTCATTTAGCGTCCAAAAAGGCGTCACGCAACCGGTTGTAACCACTAACCAAGCACGCACGCGTGCCCGCGGCCACAGTAGATCAACTAACGAGACGTCAACCCTGTTGGCAGAAAACGCCCAGACGCGGACGGAACGCCGAAACGCCGCGTTTCGGTCAAACAAAACAACGTCATTTTATGCGTCTTCTTCGTCGATGTAGGGGATCACCGGAAACGCGATCGACGCTGACGTTTCTTCTAGAAACTTTATCTCCTCCTATAGTCGGTCTTATCTTTACATTATTCACCCTTGTGCACGTCCTCTCCTCGCCTTCAATTCCCCtacactttgaattcaaaaccTACATCATAGCTATGTTGTCGAAgacaaaattaaattcaaatgataGAACTTCGATGGACAAATCGAAGTTGAATTAGGCTATGACAACCAACCTAGTTGAGTACAAATAATCTCTAGACATTCTTCTTTCAAACCATCATACAATAATCACATATTACGGTCTAATTCGAAGAAACAAGAATTCcggaaaaactgatttttttttaaaaaaattacggCGACCAAAGTTTCGGTCTAGACTTTGGAAAAGCTTCCCACACATCATTGGAATGTTCTCCAATTGTTGGTAAGCTTCCAGATCCACTGTAATTCAAAATGTGATtggaaattgatttttttcaagtttgatcggGTTAATCATTTCCAAGGCTCAATTTCATgctttctttgtttagaatcactccctagatgatttataaactttctgttgaaaaagatttgattaaataaaccaaaaaaatgaaaattttgtttgaaaatctgtattttcaattaaatgttattaagcttttaagcttaaattttgattcaaatagttgcctaacatgtttataaacatgttaagatgatttccaaatcattATATCAACATCCCGATCATTTTGGTCCaactgaaattttaaaaaaaataagtttgaaatttagttttcaaaatTGTTACAGAGCTTggttgatgttcttgttttagttgTGTTCGATTATGTTCATCATTTTATAGTTCCCAAATTTTGCCCTAAAAACGATTTtaagaaattgatctttgtagagATCGATTGATCAAGATTAGGGTTATGGGTTAATTCCCACAATCATATGAGTCATTTGCAACATATAAATCATGTTTTCATTATCTGTATCAAAAGATATGGCACCTGCAATTTTTGACCAATttaagaacactcggtccttgTCCTTTTGAAGTAGGGCAAATGACCGAGGTTCTTAGTCTATGACCGAGAACGAGGACCGATGATCTTAGTAGGGACCGATGAAACCGATCGAGAAAACTAACCTAAGACCAATGACCGATGCTCTTGAGTTAGGAACGAAATCAATGATCGATGTTCTTGACTTGTGACCGAACCCGAGGACCGATGTTTTTAGGCTAGGATCGAAAAATCTGACCGAGTTTTCTAAACCTAGGACCGGCACTCCTTTTAGCCTATGACCGATTTTTCTAACTTAGGACTAAGTTCCCTTTTAGTCTAGGACTGAGAACCCCTTAACTTAGGACCGAAGAACTAGACCGTTAaacttagcctaggaccgagcctcctagaCTCAAGACCGAGCAATCCGAGTTCGAGACCGAGCCTCCCAAATCCAAGACCAAGCCCTCCGGATCCATGGACCCACGCTCCCGAGCCCTGATCCAGACCACCCTAGTCTAGACCGAGCCCGTCTAAGCCCAGATCGGTATAACCGGACCCAAACCCTAGGACTTCGGTCTCAAgtcctgtttggttccacttttcaaaatccaaatttatttttataattttggagccccaatccattttcaaataatctcgaaagatcagaaaatgatattttagtatttgtgGATATTTccgaaacaaatattttggttaaggccccgtttggaatttatttttagattctaagacttttctaatattttcagTTAAACTTATATCAACACAATCGTAGTTACTCTcttgtaaataattttgtacaaaatCTAAACATATCTTTGTTTAGAACCactggactactaattaaaggaagTAAATgctataaataaatctttaataaCCATACTTTTACTTAAGAAATTAAACCATCATTTGATGGGCGCAAAGGACATAGTGCAAAAGTCttttcccgagcgtaaccaaaaaAACGAACCCCTTGTAGAAATCTGGTACAAAGTACATTTATACATAtacattttactgatttttcttaaatcatttGTCGACtctgtttttatataaataatcctttaataatcatatttgattaaattaaaccGGGCTTTAATGAAATTAGCACTTTATCCCACATcgttaaaatttgaataaaattaattatttttatatgagtaaTTTCAAAATTCAGgtattctcaaaatattttaaaataatattttattttaaaacaaatatgtctGACAagcaaaccaatgttgaaaccaATCAAATCTTGAGTCACTTTGCGATTCCCcgtattgccacgtgtcatCCAAACACGTGCTAAGCCCTCCCGaaattacaatattaatttaaacaaatataatttaaaatatgattgtactttctaattttaaattttttatttaataatataatataataaaaaaattatttaataacaataacataatatttttttataaaaatgtagaactataataagattataataaaacaataaatattaactaattatttaaaatatgtcaaaatagttttattttttattttgtaatgtttagttttaatatattaaatcattctaattttttataatatacatcatttataataatataaaatacaaaattaattaaattatatatataacattaaaaactaaaataataaatatttaatataatactattacttatttttggatgtttaaatatatatatgaataatcaaaatagttgtaaaatattaataataaaaaactgaaattaaatatttaataaaataattaaaataatttttaaaaaatgaaaaataaaatagtaaaaaatatttttttatattcatttaatattatatattacaaaactaagactttttttttaaaacaatataaaactggtaccaatttcaaaaataaatatcatattagaTTCATATCccaaaataatattgtaaattcTGGCAAGAGAGAGGACATTTGAGATTGGACTTAATTCTcagttattattaattaaatcgaTTTTTGATAATTACTATATAATTTGTTGACATGAGGattataatgtttgaaaaattgtTTCAAATTAGTACGTTCctagttctcttttaattttaaaaatatatatatatttcaaattaaatttaaaaaggaTTGCTAGCCCAATGACGTTTTTGTTTTAAAGGATTTTTCTCGAAATGAATAGCCTAGGTTTAACCaaagtttaaaaaattcttatttccCATCTCGATAAAAGTTATCTCATCgtcttaaatttattaagatagtttaaaagataaaattaaatattcgtGAACTTTTTTATGGTATTTTTTTcgaaataaaagtaaaaaagaaaagcTTTTGTAATAAGcattatattaattgataagGATACTAATTTAGATTATATAATAACATTACACATGAAGTAAGACCGCATGTCATCGACATAATTCTGATCCCATTACATAagcatcttcttcattttccatttttcttgaaaaaaaagtaaaaatacaTATAACTAGTTATATAGCTTTTGCGATCGTCATTTTATCGTCGTCATCAAACTGATTCTTTGAGAGTGAATCTAATTGTCTCGATCGCATCTTCAACCGAGAAAAAGATATTCTCTTTTCCAAACTTATCTACGAAATCCATCACTATCAATTTCTCTAGCACCTCAATTCTTGGATTTACCAAAGCAACCTACATGACACAAAGACCaaattttatgatattatatattgattgtTACAAACTAATAGGAAATTATTTCAATCAACTAGTTACCTTGATCTTTTTTCCATGCAAGACTTTTACAATTTCTTCTAGAGTCTCCACCCCAGATACGTCGATAACCGACACTCCTATCAAAATTCCCACCAGACATCATCAactactaatatataatatatgaatcaAGCCAAGtttctaatatttgattatgcaTATACCTCCCAAGTCGAACACCACTTGCTCGATGACATTCTCATGTGCTTCTTCGTCTCTAAGCCATCTCAAAGTTCTaccaaaaatgaaaaacattatAAGATGAATCAATGAGAAGAAAAGGAGATTGAGgttgttaattaattacctttcTCTAATGTAATTACAGTTAGCAAAGTAGATTGGGGAGCCAAGTTGCAAGATTAGAAAACCAGGGATTCCAATAGCATTAGGATATTGTTCAACATCTCTATACAAATTTGAATCTGGTATGTTCCCAAGCTTGCATGTGGCAGGCCTTGCTATGTATATAAGTGACCTAATCAGGGCAAGTCCAATCTGAAACAAATTGAATTCCAATAAATTCtttgaagaaagaaagaaatgacaAAGATGAGATGATTTTGACATACAGAGAGGCAGAGACCGGTGTCCATACTAAGGAAGGCGACGCCAAAGAAACCCACAATGCAGATGAGGAAATCAAATTTATCGATTTTGAAGAAATGATAAGCCTTTTCATAGTCTATAAGACTGAGCATAGCAGACATGATGATGGCTGAAAGAGCCACCAAAGGTGTGTAGCTAAACAGAGGTGCTAGAAATAACAATGTTAGCATCATCAATATTGCCATCACCACATTCGACATTGCTGTTCTACAACCCGCGTTGTAATTCACTGCTGTCTTTGAAAATGGACCCGTGGTTAAGTAACAAGAAGTAAAGGATCCAACCAGGTTCATTAAACCAAAAGCTATCATCTCCTTATTCCCATCAATTTGTAGATTGTTCTTAGTTGCAAAACTCCTCCCAATTGCTATTCCTTCCTGCatcaatcaattatatatacatacacaattaaatattatcatgtaaattcaaaatcaattaatgTTGCTTATAATAATCCTTACTGCTAAAGCGATCATTGCTGTAATAAACCCTGCTCTTATGGGTCCTGATATGTATTTGATATCAAAATTCAAACGTTGGATAGATATTGGATTTAATCCCCTTTTTAAAGGACCAACCTGcagtaatatttaaaacaaagtcattattaatctaatttcaattttcttttctgtTACATAAAAATTGACAATATCGATAGAAATTTACATACAGTTTGAATGCCGTATTTCTCTGCGTCAACGAAATAAGCAAACGCACATCCGACGATGACAACTATGATCGGCCCTATGGCTGAAACCCAAAacaattttggttttttttgtcTCTGCAAAAAAACATCCCATGAACAAATCAAAtcttcatgttattttttttgtttatactataatatattattctataaagaaaattagtttcatgtttattaattaactataaaGGAGATAAATAGATGTCTTAATTACTACTTACCACAAATCTTGTCAATTGAAGGAACACAAGAAAGATAACACCAACTAGGATACTTTCCCATCTCCactgttaaaatttaaataaatatgtaatcaattaagtaaataaatacatatttattgaTAGAAAAGATTCATGACAATGATTTACCTCCTTTCTTTGTTTGATCACTGATGTAAGAACCGATATAACATCGGTGTTGCTCGTAAAGTGTTTCAATCCAAAAATTCCCTTTAGTTGTTGTAAGCAGATAATTGTCGCGGTTCCTCCCATGAACCCCACGATTGTCGAGTGCGACAAAAAGTCCACCAATATCCCAAGTCTACCCCAACCAacccatatttaaaaaattcaaaagattaAACTTTTACATGCATAAAGTTTCACTCTTTAGAATTTATTTCTTACTTCATTAATTAGTGTGATATTCTGtaatccataaaaataaataaaaaatattaatttatgtttttttaactgTTACTTTAATTAGTACTTATCCtagtcaaataaaataaaataaaatcttgatgtaatcttttttttttattaaagtgaGATTACAAAGCAATAGAGAAAAATTACCTTAGAAGACCCATGGCAGTTTGTACAATACCGGTTACAAACGTGGTGGTGAAAACCAGGTCGAGATACAACTTAGGGTTAGCCGTAGCCGATACTTTCTCTCCCAAAGTCGATCCTATAAGCAAAGAAGAAGCCGCCACAGTCCCCACAGCCAAATGCTTTGAAGATCCAAATACAGCGTAAATTAACGGTGGTACAAAGCTTGAAtctgaaaaacaaaaaaaaaaacatttaatatttacatacaattagaatagaaaaaaacaattataagatGATTTAAAATCATATTACATAAGCCGATGATTGGGGGAATGTTGGCTAGCTTAGCATAGCTTATGCCTTGAGGAATGGCGAGACTAGCGATGGTGATTCCGGCAAGAAGATCGTATTTAAACAAGCTTAGATTATACAATGGTAGCCAATCGAATATGGGTACAAAGTATTTCAAACCGGCTTTGGTTCTAGACCATGAACTATTCTTCTCCTTGATCTTCTTAAAGGGATCATCAGGGAATAGGGTTTCCTTGATATCTTTGTTGAATCTCTCTGCAAATCCTCTCGGGGCGGCGAAATTAACAGAATTGGAATTTGTCATTGATTCAGAAATGAAATCGAGTGAGAGAGATAGTGAGATTAGTGTGtgtttataaataatgaaaggagggtgaggaaatgaagaaattattttatttaatataagatttataatataaaattgaaccgtttatttattttttattggataCATGATATcaattatcaaatataaaaatataagataaatataacTAACAACTCCTTAAATAAAGCTGTGACAATTTCTCATGAAGAGAAGGATTTGGATCCGGTATTCATGTAATCCTTTGAGAAATTAATTCTATTTCTGAATGTATGACGAGAGATCGATATGAATTATTTGACTAAAAAAgtaaatttactttttattattactatttaaaaataatttcatttgttTAAGGATAAAATCATGTTTAATAGGATAACTTTTACACGTAATTCAAACACATATAGAAACTAATGATTTAAttggtaatatttttttatctaataggATAAGATCATCTcactatattttaattaagtgaataaaatgataaattaatatattagttattcaaataattataaccAAACAAGTATATTGAATGTGTGGTTTATGgttttaaaatcttattaatgaaaaaatgaattagtttagttaaattattaaaatatatttttttaattaaaatttataaataaataaataagtattttgatattttaattggtaaataaatacatataaataatatgacataagagtttttatatttatttataaaaatagtcAAATAACCCAGAATCAAAGAAGCtgaatattattctaattaattaatctcccCCACCCAGAAGTCTTAAAGAAAATGAACATGCACaattaattacatatatatccCAACTTTCTCTAAAAACAAATTTGTCATATTTAGGATAATTTACTTTATACTtcaaagttaatatatatttttgacattatTATGCATGGTTGTCTAGGTTAAAAGTAGAAAATTGTGGTTGATTTCTAGTTGTGTTTTAAGGTTAAAGTCATCCACACCCACTTTCATTAAAtagagtaaaagaaaaaaaaaattgaaaattgtaaGAATTATCCTTATCTACATCAGCCATATAATGCATTTGACTCATACCAAAAAGATATTACAGGttaatttgtttcaaatttatgatgattttaattaatcattacGCGATAGCATGGAGGTTTTGACGTCTAATAAGTCTTTATTGGGTAAAACCTTTTGTATGGTAGAGAATACTCTATTTGTACATGTACAATTTTTTAAAGTGTACGATTAATTACGTTTCTTGTaggaaataatttatttatttataaaaaataaaataaaaaatttaaagagtaAAGATAAGGATTTGtgcaatattaaaaatactaatgTTTGGCATACTAAAAGGACTAAAACCCATCTTAATTATTGTATAATCCTAAGTTaggatattttatttgatgagtCAATTACACACATGGAGTGGTTGAGTTCTTTTTCCACCTAAAGGGTATAGAAAGCTAAGTTTCCTTTCCAAGTACATTAGATGAATTGTTCTTGTTTCTTATAAGTTCACACCAAAAACCGGTAACAATTTTTGGCCTATTAACATGTGACTATGTTGTATAAAACCATCACAATGTCTAATGTCACTTATGGACAAATTTGTTCACTTTAGGTGGTCAAATTTTGTTTGGTTAATTTGTgatcaacaacaaaaaaaaaaaaattatgatgattcattttaaaatctaactaaaattttatactaataaaaatacaactttaaaaagatgtaatacaaaattaatatataaatctaataaaaacatatatgtaATTAGACTACACTTTATGAATTAaggattaataatttttgtgtgcaactttctaaattttattgaaaagatatatgtatcaaattcatttatcaaaaattataaggatatatatattacgagtatcttattttttaaaagaatatattatgactatttagaaaatttgagaaatcGATTCGAGAGTTATCGTCTTATTAAGATCTTTCGTGTACGTTAATTTCAACGTTTATTTATGTGACcgaaaatttatgtttaatgaatcatttaaaaataaatttatatttttttataattaaatatattaagttacatttattttattataaaattgatttggTAATAAATTAGGAACTCTTTAGGACTTTTCaacaaatagttgtaaatatcaAATCATGTACTTTTCAGTtcagtcatttttatttaatttattaacactTTTTTAATCATT
It encodes the following:
- the LOC124927636 gene encoding probable sulfate transporter 3.5, producing MTNSNSVNFAAPRGFAERFNKDIKETLFPDDPFKKIKEKNSSWSRTKAGLKYFVPIFDWLPLYNLSLFKYDLLAGITIASLAIPQGISYAKLANIPPIIGLYSSFVPPLIYAVFGSSKHLAVGTVAASSLLIGSTLGEKVSATANPKLYLDLVFTTTFVTGIVQTAMGLLRLGILVDFLSHSTIVGFMGGTATIICLQQLKGIFGLKHFTSNTDVISVLTSVIKQRKEWRWESILVGVIFLVFLQLTRFVRQKKPKLFWVSAIGPIIVVIVGCAFAYFVDAEKYGIQTVGPLKRGLNPISIQRLNFDIKYISGPIRAGFITAMIALAEGIAIGRSFATKNNLQIDGNKEMIAFGLMNLVGSFTSCYLTTGPFSKTAVNYNAGCRTAMSNVVMAILMMLTLLFLAPLFSYTPLVALSAIIMSAMLSLIDYEKAYHFFKIDKFDFLICIVGFFGVAFLSMDTGLCLSIGLALIRSLIYIARPATCKLGNIPDSNLYRDVEQYPNAIGIPGFLILQLGSPIYFANCNYIRERTLRWLRDEEAHENVIEQVVFDLGGVSVIDVSGVETLEEIVKVLHGKKIKVALVNPRIEVLEKLIVMDFVDKFGKENIFFSVEDAIETIRFTLKESV